In a genomic window of Peptoclostridium acidaminophilum DSM 3953:
- a CDS encoding esterase family protein, which produces MHVEYHEFYSFKLNRMMEFKSYGHAGKPMIVFPSSGGRFFEYEDFDMIEACAPFIDKGLIRVYTPDSIDNETWFNDAAWAGDRARRHNAYDSYIIEELVPFIREHAAYSGPMIATGCSMGAYHSANFYFRHPDVFDTVIALSGIYDARYFVGESLGDTDVYLNSPVDYLFNMTDHRYLEAYGRGNIIICTGQGDWEEDSVRDTRALEAVLSAKGIPAWIDYWGHDVNHDWPWWRVQMPYFLGKLHEQRKL; this is translated from the coding sequence ATGCATGTTGAATACCACGAATTTTACAGCTTCAAGCTGAACCGCATGATGGAGTTCAAAAGCTACGGCCACGCCGGAAAGCCAATGATAGTATTTCCGTCTTCAGGCGGGCGTTTTTTCGAATATGAAGACTTTGACATGATTGAAGCCTGCGCGCCCTTTATTGACAAGGGGCTTATTCGAGTCTATACGCCAGACAGCATAGACAATGAAACCTGGTTCAACGACGCGGCCTGGGCTGGTGACAGGGCAAGGAGGCATAACGCCTATGACTCGTATATAATCGAGGAGCTTGTGCCCTTCATAAGGGAGCATGCCGCTTACTCAGGCCCAATGATTGCGACGGGCTGCAGCATGGGCGCATACCACAGCGCCAACTTCTATTTCCGCCATCCTGACGTGTTCGACACAGTCATAGCGCTGAGCGGCATATACGACGCACGATATTTCGTCGGTGAAAGCCTGGGCGATACAGACGTCTATCTCAACTCGCCGGTGGACTATCTGTTTAACATGACAGACCACCGCTATCTAGAGGCCTATGGGCGAGGAAACATAATAATATGCACGGGGCAAGGCGACTGGGAGGAGGATTCAGTCAGGGACACAAGGGCACTGGAAGCTGTACTGAGTGCTAAGGGCATACCGGCATGGATAGACTACTGGGGACATGACGTCAACCATGACTGGCCATGGTGGCGTGTCCAGATGCCTTACTTCCTTGGCAAGCTCCACGAGCAGAGAAAGCTTTAA
- a CDS encoding ATP-grasp domain-containing protein: MNYVFVSPSFPSNFKYFAMRLHDEGVNVLGIGSDHYDSIDPELKGAMTEYYRVDKMEDYDQMLRACAYFTHRHGKIDRIESHNEYWLEQDAKLRTDFNVFGFKTADMENIKFKSRMKEAFKKAGVPVARGKVVKSMEAAMALIAEVGYPVCAKPDNGVGAANTYKLRSDEDLAHFFETKPSTEYIMEEFIEGEIHTFDGLVDREGEPVFMSSFVFDKGVMETVNEDLDMFYYSQREIPEDLKAYGLSALKAFGLRERFFHIEFFRQKDGRLVGLEINVRPPGGLSMDMFNFASDSDLYRQYARLVAGKELEMNTQRAYYCAYVGIKERSNILHSHSVEESLNAYGNITVHHGSIASIFAAAIGDYAFILRSPELEPLKEAARFIMQRD; this comes from the coding sequence ATGAATTACGTTTTTGTTTCACCAAGCTTTCCGTCCAACTTCAAATACTTCGCGATGCGCCTTCATGACGAAGGCGTAAACGTGCTTGGGATAGGGTCAGACCATTATGACAGCATAGACCCGGAGCTCAAAGGGGCGATGACTGAATATTACAGGGTGGACAAAATGGAGGACTACGACCAGATGCTCAGGGCCTGTGCATATTTCACTCACAGGCATGGCAAGATAGACCGCATAGAGTCGCACAACGAATACTGGCTGGAGCAGGACGCTAAGCTCAGGACAGATTTCAACGTTTTTGGATTCAAGACGGCCGACATGGAAAACATAAAGTTCAAGTCGAGGATGAAAGAGGCGTTCAAGAAGGCAGGCGTGCCTGTGGCAAGGGGCAAGGTAGTAAAAAGTATGGAAGCGGCCATGGCGCTCATAGCCGAGGTAGGCTACCCTGTGTGCGCAAAGCCGGACAACGGTGTAGGCGCCGCCAACACCTACAAGCTGAGAAGCGACGAGGACCTTGCGCATTTCTTTGAAACAAAGCCAAGCACCGAATACATCATGGAGGAGTTCATAGAGGGTGAAATCCACACCTTCGACGGGCTGGTAGACCGGGAGGGCGAGCCGGTGTTCATGTCGTCCTTTGTATTCGACAAAGGTGTAATGGAGACTGTAAACGAGGACCTGGACATGTTCTATTACAGCCAGAGGGAGATACCAGAAGACCTCAAGGCGTACGGGCTTTCCGCACTCAAGGCCTTCGGGCTGAGGGAGAGGTTTTTCCACATAGAGTTCTTCAGGCAAAAGGACGGCAGGCTTGTCGGGCTCGAGATCAATGTGAGACCTCCGGGAGGCCTTTCAATGGACATGTTCAACTTTGCAAGCGACTCAGACCTCTACAGGCAGTATGCAAGACTAGTAGCAGGAAAGGAACTCGAAATGAATACTCAAAGAGCCTACTACTGCGCATATGTCGGTATCAAGGAGCGCAGTAATATCCTTCACAGTCATTCAGTCGAGGAGTCACTTAATGCATACGGAAACATTACAGTGCACCACGGATCCATAGCGTCTATATTTGCCGCCGCCATAGGCGACTACGCATTTATACTGCGCTCACCGGAGCTGGAACCTCTCAAGGAGGCGGCACGCTTTATAATGCAACGCGATTAG
- a CDS encoding tryptophan-rich sensory protein, which translates to MHYRNSSVIKITTAATFLIMIAVNAMANILPINGVNTGEVSDSYQNLFAPAGLTFSIWGLIYLLLAGYTLYHVGLFRGGESAESRELLRKTGILFSVSSLVNAAWIFSWHYDLIPLSMLLMVALLACLMIINHIIGNASLSTREKFLVRLPFSVYFGWITVATIANATVLLVSLEWNRFGLMEQTWAIIIIAVGMLIGAVTAIRNSDIAYGLVIIWAYIGIYIKHTSESGFSGQYPAVIYTVVACIAMLVVAQVYILFSGKRNYRNRKVSSLNFYSSPGGMRTPNRPKSKKPFLYWTLIVAAAIATYIIYGLGR; encoded by the coding sequence ATGCACTATAGAAACTCATCAGTTATAAAAATCACTACGGCAGCCACGTTTCTTATTATGATAGCTGTAAATGCCATGGCCAACATACTCCCAATCAACGGAGTCAACACCGGAGAGGTATCGGACTCTTACCAGAATCTTTTCGCGCCGGCGGGCCTCACATTCTCTATCTGGGGGCTCATATACCTGCTGCTTGCGGGATATACACTCTATCATGTCGGGCTGTTTCGAGGCGGAGAAAGCGCAGAAAGCAGGGAACTCTTGCGTAAAACTGGAATTCTGTTCTCGGTCTCTTCGCTGGTAAATGCGGCATGGATTTTCTCATGGCATTATGATCTAATACCGCTCTCGATGCTTCTCATGGTAGCGCTGCTAGCCTGCCTTATGATTATCAACCACATCATAGGGAACGCCAGTCTTTCAACTCGTGAGAAGTTCCTTGTCAGGCTGCCCTTCAGCGTGTACTTTGGCTGGATTACCGTGGCCACAATAGCCAACGCCACGGTGCTCCTTGTAAGCCTTGAGTGGAACCGCTTTGGCCTGATGGAGCAGACCTGGGCAATAATCATAATAGCAGTCGGCATGCTCATTGGAGCCGTAACTGCAATAAGGAACAGCGACATAGCTTACGGGCTTGTGATAATCTGGGCGTACATTGGCATATACATTAAGCACACTTCGGAAAGCGGCTTTTCAGGCCAGTATCCTGCTGTAATATACACGGTCGTTGCCTGTATTGCCATGCTTGTGGTTGCACAGGTGTATATCCTGTTTTCGGGTAAGCGAAATTATAGAAACAGGAAGGTCAGCAGTTTAAACTTCTATTCTTCGCCGGGAGGCATGCGCACCCCAAACAGGCCGAAATCTAAAAAGCCATTTCTTTACTGGACACTCATTGTGGCTGCGGCCATCGCGACATACATAATATACGGCCTTGGGAGATAG
- a CDS encoding 3-deoxy-7-phosphoheptulonate synthase has protein sequence MSFKYIAKVPTADEIKALIPLESKLAQLKAKRDTQIKQIFTGESDKFLLVIGPCSADLDDTVCEYVSRLAEVQEKVKDKIVIVPRIYTNKPRTTGEGYKGMMHQPNLNEEPNVIEGIKAIRNLHIRVIRETGLPGADEMLYPNNYPYVCDLLSYVAVGARSVENQQHRLTASGFDIPAGMKNPTSGDISVMLNSIQATQMPHRFIYDQHEVETSGNPLAHAILRGAVNQYGKNIPNYHYEDLHHLAEDYAKRALLNPALVIDTSHANSMKRYEEQPRIAMEVLWSKMHSPTLNKLIKGLMVESYLHDGRQDDLTVPGKSITDACIGWKKSEKLIYDIAEML, from the coding sequence ATGAGCTTCAAGTATATTGCAAAAGTACCGACTGCGGATGAGATAAAGGCATTGATACCGCTTGAGAGCAAACTTGCTCAGCTGAAGGCCAAAAGGGATACTCAGATAAAGCAGATATTCACAGGGGAAAGTGACAAGTTCCTACTAGTAATAGGACCATGCTCCGCGGATCTTGACGATACTGTGTGCGAGTACGTGTCAAGGCTTGCAGAGGTTCAGGAAAAGGTAAAGGACAAGATTGTAATAGTGCCGAGGATATATACAAACAAGCCAAGGACTACTGGAGAGGGCTACAAGGGAATGATGCACCAGCCTAATCTCAACGAGGAGCCGAACGTCATTGAGGGAATAAAGGCGATAAGAAATCTGCATATAAGAGTTATAAGGGAAACCGGCCTTCCGGGTGCGGACGAGATGCTTTACCCAAACAACTACCCGTACGTTTGCGACCTTCTAAGCTACGTAGCAGTAGGAGCGCGCTCAGTGGAAAACCAGCAGCACAGACTTACAGCGAGCGGATTCGATATCCCGGCTGGTATGAAGAATCCGACAAGCGGGGACATAAGCGTAATGCTCAATTCCATACAGGCTACCCAGATGCCTCACAGATTCATATACGACCAGCATGAGGTTGAGACCTCCGGTAATCCATTAGCACACGCAATACTAAGAGGAGCTGTCAATCAGTACGGCAAGAACATTCCAAACTACCACTACGAAGACCTTCATCACTTGGCGGAGGACTATGCCAAGAGAGCACTGCTTAACCCTGCGCTAGTTATAGATACGAGCCACGCCAACTCCATGAAGAGATATGAGGAGCAGCCGAGGATAGCAATGGAAGTGCTATGGAGCAAAATGCATTCACCTACTCTCAACAAGCTTATAAAAGGACTCATGGTAGAGAGCTATCTCCATGACGGAAGACAGGACGACCTGACAGTTCCGGGGAAATCAATAACAGACGCATGCATAGGCTGGAAAAAATCAGAAAAACTTATATATGATATAGCTGAAATGCTCTAG